A region from the Spirochaeta thermophila DSM 6192 genome encodes:
- the rpoN gene encoding RNA polymerase factor sigma-54, with product MQTQKPILSQTQKLKLAPQMIQSIQLLHLPLADLKLKIQEEVEKNPALEILEERGTISLDTAQEPPEVYEYFENTSDPGFSYARGSDDEDAKRRFLEGAVARGESLHEHLLWQLRLHPGLTAEEIRLGELLIQNLDDHGFHREDPFIFAQNERERHLIEKLIPLIQSFDPPGTCVKDSVESLLVQARQREDAPPHTEEVISRYLPLLEKGKTKEIAKALGMEEEDVLSVVEFIKTLTPFPGSLYSSSRPHYVIPDLEVKVKDGHLVIVLNEEEIPVLGVNPFFREMQKESDKKDVQRFVKQQVREAQMFIQSIHHRNHTLLRVARAIVEFQRDFFIRGPQYLVPLTLKDVAETVELHEATVSRITTNKYVQTEWGIYELKYFFTNSVSGAGSGGSRYSKEAVKHIIKEIIEEETKKTGRPLSDKKLAELLNKRGIPIARRTVAKYRKELNIRSSFERNTWRRLHEN from the coding sequence TTGCAGACTCAGAAGCCCATACTCTCACAGACTCAGAAACTCAAGCTTGCCCCTCAGATGATCCAGAGCATCCAGCTTCTCCATCTCCCCCTTGCGGACCTCAAACTCAAGATCCAGGAGGAAGTGGAAAAGAACCCCGCACTCGAAATCCTCGAGGAGCGGGGGACGATCTCGCTCGATACCGCTCAGGAGCCTCCCGAGGTCTACGAATATTTCGAGAACACATCTGATCCCGGTTTCTCCTACGCAAGGGGCTCGGACGACGAGGATGCGAAACGCAGATTCCTCGAGGGGGCCGTTGCACGGGGGGAGAGCCTCCACGAGCACCTCCTCTGGCAACTCCGACTCCACCCGGGACTCACCGCGGAGGAGATACGCCTGGGGGAGCTTCTCATACAGAACCTGGACGATCACGGTTTTCACAGGGAGGATCCCTTCATCTTCGCTCAGAACGAACGGGAGCGGCACCTCATAGAGAAGCTCATCCCTCTCATCCAGAGCTTCGATCCACCGGGCACATGCGTGAAGGACTCCGTGGAATCCCTCCTCGTCCAGGCCCGACAACGGGAAGACGCCCCCCCCCATACAGAGGAGGTCATCTCCCGCTATCTGCCTCTCCTCGAAAAGGGCAAGACAAAGGAGATCGCGAAGGCCCTGGGAATGGAAGAGGAGGACGTCCTCTCGGTCGTGGAGTTCATCAAGACCCTCACCCCCTTCCCGGGCTCGCTCTACTCCTCCTCGAGACCTCACTACGTCATCCCCGACCTCGAGGTGAAGGTGAAAGACGGCCATCTCGTGATCGTCCTCAACGAAGAGGAAATCCCGGTCCTGGGGGTGAACCCCTTCTTCCGGGAGATGCAGAAAGAGAGCGACAAGAAAGACGTACAACGTTTCGTAAAACAACAGGTGCGGGAAGCCCAGATGTTCATCCAGAGCATCCATCACAGGAACCACACCCTCCTCAGGGTCGCCCGTGCCATCGTGGAGTTCCAGCGCGACTTCTTCATCCGAGGTCCGCAGTATCTCGTCCCCCTCACCCTCAAGGACGTGGCGGAGACCGTGGAGCTTCACGAGGCTACGGTCTCCCGCATCACCACCAACAAGTACGTGCAGACGGAATGGGGCATCTACGAGCTCAAGTACTTCTTCACCAACTCGGTGAGCGGCGCTGGATCGGGCGGTTCACGCTACTCCAAAGAAGCTGTGAAGCACATCATCAAGGAGATCATCGAAGAGGAGACGAAGAAGACCGGCAGGCCGCTCTCCGACAAGAAACTCGCGGAACTCCTCAACAAGAGGGGGATCCCCATCGCCAGAAGGACCGTGGCAAAGTACCGGAAGGAACTCAACATCCGCTCCTCGTTCGAGCGGAACACATGGAGGAGGTTACATGAGAACTGA
- a CDS encoding protein-glutamate methylesterase/protein-glutamine glutaminase translates to MQDPIRVLIVDDSALMRTMVSRILEEAPDMEVVGTAMHGGFALEKIPRLDPDVIVLDLEMPKVDGLAFLRERRERGIDIPVIILSSRAKRGARITMEALSLGASDFITKPSGAISPDVHLVADTLREMIRGYGRRYRLLKGPARERGGKRDLPPAANERPAGPVLQSPGRSAPVLPPQVVLPPRRVVPLRRPGVPEVVAIGVSTGGPSALRSLLGALGEGFPLPLLIVQHMPPGFTKEFAESLNRMCALTVKEAEEGDEVRRGMVFIAPGDFHMMVEEEGGRKVVRLLDAPPVNGHRPSVDVLFESVARVYGNRSIAVIMTGMGRDGARMLGEVFRQGGITIGQDEETCVVYGMPRAAHEMGVLHLQLPLGEIPLVLEKLARQSASSGGDVSDSSSSS, encoded by the coding sequence ATGCAGGATCCGATCCGTGTGCTCATCGTGGACGACTCGGCGCTCATGCGGACCATGGTTTCGCGTATCCTGGAGGAGGCCCCGGACATGGAGGTGGTGGGCACTGCGATGCACGGGGGGTTCGCCCTGGAGAAGATTCCCCGACTCGATCCCGACGTGATCGTCCTCGACCTGGAGATGCCGAAGGTGGACGGGCTCGCCTTTCTTCGAGAACGGAGGGAGCGCGGTATCGACATACCGGTGATCATCCTCTCCTCTCGGGCCAAGCGGGGAGCCCGCATCACCATGGAGGCGCTCTCACTGGGGGCGAGCGATTTCATCACCAAGCCCTCAGGTGCGATCTCCCCGGACGTGCACCTGGTGGCGGATACCCTGAGGGAAATGATCAGGGGCTACGGGAGGAGGTACCGCCTTCTCAAGGGGCCGGCACGGGAGAGGGGTGGGAAGAGGGACCTGCCTCCGGCGGCGAATGAGCGGCCTGCAGGTCCCGTCCTGCAGTCGCCCGGGAGATCCGCCCCGGTGCTTCCCCCGCAGGTCGTCCTCCCTCCCCGGAGGGTCGTCCCGCTCAGGAGGCCGGGGGTGCCGGAGGTGGTGGCCATCGGGGTCTCGACCGGAGGGCCGAGCGCCCTCAGGTCCCTCCTCGGTGCCCTTGGAGAGGGCTTCCCCCTTCCCCTCCTCATCGTCCAGCACATGCCGCCCGGGTTCACCAAGGAGTTCGCGGAGAGTCTCAATCGGATGTGCGCACTCACGGTGAAGGAGGCCGAGGAGGGTGACGAGGTGAGGAGGGGGATGGTCTTCATCGCGCCGGGGGACTTCCACATGATGGTGGAGGAGGAGGGGGGACGGAAGGTCGTCAGGCTCCTGGATGCCCCGCCGGTGAACGGACACAGGCCTTCGGTGGATGTGCTCTTCGAATCGGTGGCGAGGGTCTATGGAAACCGGAGCATCGCGGTGATCATGACGGGGATGGGGAGGGACGGTGCCCGTATGCTGGGCGAGGTCTTCCGGCAAGGAGGGATCACCATCGGCCAGGACGAGGAGACCTGTGTGGTGTACGGCATGCCACGGGCCGCGCACGAGATGGGGGTGCTCCACCTCCAGCTGCCCTTGGGGGAGATTCCCCTCGTGCTGGAGAAGCTGGCCCGTCAGAGTGCCTCGTCCGGAGGGGATGTCTCCGATTCCTCTTCCTCGTCCTGA
- a CDS encoding CTP synthase, whose product MGKYIFVTGGVCSSLGKGIAAASIGSLLELQGLTVRMIKIDPYLNVDAGTMSPYQHGEVYVTDDGAETDLDLGNYARFTNSPLSRANSITTGQIYMDVIQMEREGRFLGRTVQVIPHITDRIKHRIKAIGDEEGVDVTIVEIGGTVGDIESFPFLEAVRQIIHEKGHRNALSVHLTLVPLVSGGELKTKPTQHSVKELLGLGIQPDILLCRAPMPLDEPLRKKISLFTNVEPRAVISAYDVPHTIYEIPLSFHKQDLDTIILEKLNLPVKTPDLSAWEQVVDILVNAKESVTIGFVGKYIELGDAYKSVDEALYHGGVANEVRVVLKKIDAESLEKTEDLDNAFKDVDAIIVPGGFGQRGIEGMIRAAEYARTRNIPYLGICLGMQVMVIEFARNVLGLKDADSTEFTPTTPHPVVSLLEEQVDITMMGGTMRLGAYEAELMPGSLLRSLYGVETIQERHRHRYEFSNQYREQFASSGMRIAAVYRANNLVEGVEWEGHPWGIGVQFHPEFKSKPLAPHPLFSSFIRAALDYKHSKKQKELFE is encoded by the coding sequence ATGGGAAAATATATCTTCGTCACCGGCGGCGTGTGTTCGAGCCTGGGGAAAGGTATCGCCGCAGCATCCATCGGCTCCCTACTCGAACTTCAGGGCCTCACCGTGCGCATGATAAAGATAGATCCCTACCTGAACGTCGATGCAGGCACCATGAGCCCCTACCAGCACGGCGAGGTCTACGTCACGGACGACGGTGCCGAGACCGATCTCGACCTGGGCAACTACGCACGGTTCACCAACTCACCCCTTTCCCGGGCGAACTCCATCACTACCGGTCAGATCTACATGGACGTCATCCAGATGGAGAGGGAAGGCCGTTTCCTCGGGCGGACGGTCCAGGTGATCCCTCACATCACCGACAGGATCAAACACCGCATCAAGGCCATAGGCGACGAAGAAGGGGTGGATGTGACCATCGTGGAGATAGGCGGCACGGTGGGGGACATCGAATCCTTCCCCTTCCTGGAGGCCGTACGACAGATCATACACGAGAAAGGACATCGCAACGCCCTCTCGGTACACCTCACCCTCGTACCCCTCGTCTCGGGCGGCGAGCTCAAGACTAAACCCACCCAGCACTCGGTGAAGGAACTCCTCGGCCTCGGGATCCAACCCGACATCCTCCTCTGCCGCGCCCCCATGCCCCTCGATGAACCCCTCAGGAAGAAGATCTCCCTGTTCACGAACGTGGAACCTAGGGCCGTGATCTCCGCCTACGACGTGCCCCACACGATCTATGAGATCCCCCTCAGCTTCCACAAACAGGACCTCGATACCATCATCCTGGAGAAACTCAACCTCCCCGTGAAGACCCCTGACCTCTCGGCCTGGGAACAGGTGGTGGACATCCTCGTGAACGCCAAGGAGAGCGTGACCATCGGATTCGTGGGCAAGTACATCGAGCTGGGCGATGCCTACAAGTCGGTGGACGAGGCGCTCTACCACGGTGGGGTCGCAAACGAGGTGCGGGTCGTACTCAAGAAGATCGACGCCGAGAGCCTGGAAAAGACCGAAGATCTCGACAACGCCTTCAAGGACGTGGACGCCATCATCGTGCCCGGGGGATTCGGACAACGGGGAATAGAGGGGATGATCAGGGCGGCCGAATATGCACGCACCAGGAACATACCCTACCTCGGGATCTGTCTCGGGATGCAGGTCATGGTGATAGAGTTCGCCCGGAACGTCCTGGGCCTCAAAGACGCCGACAGCACGGAGTTCACCCCCACCACCCCACATCCGGTGGTGAGCCTCCTCGAGGAGCAAGTGGACATCACCATGATGGGCGGCACCATGCGTCTGGGGGCCTACGAGGCCGAACTCATGCCCGGAAGTCTCCTCAGATCTCTCTACGGAGTCGAGACCATCCAGGAACGTCACCGCCACCGCTACGAATTCTCCAATCAATATCGCGAGCAGTTCGCCTCCTCGGGGATGCGCATCGCCGCGGTATACAGGGCGAACAACCTGGTGGAGGGTGTGGAATGGGAAGGACATCCCTGGGGGATCGGAGTCCAGTTCCATCCGGAGTTCAAGTCCAAACCCCTCGCCCCTCACCCGCTCTTCTCGAGCTTCATCCGGGCGGCCCTCGACTACAAACACTCCAAGAAACAGAAAGAGCTCTTCGAATGA
- the lptC gene encoding LPS export ABC transporter periplasmic protein LptC: MRIRIALLLTGLLLSCSFNYEEAMWEPSTREYPNMTIEHLSHRVVQDGALLLSVTAEKAEEYRDAQILAVTGVLFQEFDREGNVVRQGRAAHARFHRDTEDIETEGEVEVQDRTEDITIRGSDFTWKKKERSISAPPGVEVEIQGENYRLRGTGFSADAGTLSLRFTGNPQGTYTQEEDGE; encoded by the coding sequence ATGAGGATCCGGATCGCGCTCCTCCTCACAGGCCTTCTTCTCTCCTGCAGCTTCAACTACGAGGAGGCCATGTGGGAACCGAGCACCCGGGAATACCCGAACATGACCATAGAACACCTTTCCCACCGTGTGGTACAGGACGGAGCGCTCCTCCTCTCCGTGACCGCAGAGAAGGCCGAAGAGTATCGGGACGCACAGATCCTCGCGGTCACTGGGGTCCTGTTCCAGGAGTTCGACAGGGAGGGAAATGTCGTGAGACAGGGTCGGGCTGCGCACGCGCGGTTCCACCGGGACACCGAGGACATCGAGACCGAAGGGGAGGTTGAGGTACAGGACAGGACGGAAGACATCACCATCCGGGGATCGGACTTCACCTGGAAGAAGAAGGAACGTTCGATCTCGGCCCCACCTGGTGTGGAGGTGGAGATCCAAGGAGAGAACTACAGGCTCAGAGGCACGGGTTTCTCCGCGGACGCTGGGACCCTCTCCCTCCGGTTCACCGGCAATCCACAAGGCACGTACACCCAGGAGGAGGACGGTGAGTAG
- the hpf gene encoding ribosome hibernation-promoting factor, HPF/YfiA family, with amino-acid sequence MRTDIKAVHFDLKDPTKEYLEKKFRKISYGERFIEDLHLTLTKENTSFTAEVNVHTHWGELFHLKEEAKDLVEAIDKLFDKLDYKIAKEKSKIQDHHVEKPEKE; translated from the coding sequence ATGAGAACTGACATCAAAGCCGTCCATTTCGACCTGAAGGATCCCACCAAAGAGTACCTCGAAAAGAAGTTCAGAAAGATCTCGTACGGGGAAAGGTTCATCGAGGACCTCCATCTCACCCTCACCAAGGAAAACACCTCGTTCACCGCCGAGGTCAACGTCCATACCCATTGGGGTGAACTGTTCCACCTCAAAGAAGAGGCGAAGGATCTCGTAGAGGCCATAGACAAACTCTTCGACAAACTCGACTACAAGATAGCCAAGGAGAAGAGCAAGATCCAGGACCACCATGTCGAAAAACCGGAGAAGGAATGA
- a CDS encoding DUF362 domain-containing protein has protein sequence MAYVITDDCVACGTCLPECPVEAISEGNPYVIDPDTCTDCGSCAEVCPAEAIHPGN, from the coding sequence ATGGCATACGTCATCACCGATGACTGCGTGGCCTGCGGGACCTGCCTTCCCGAATGCCCGGTGGAGGCGATCAGCGAAGGGAACCCCTACGTGATCGACCCTGACACGTGCACCGACTGCGGCTCCTGCGCAGAGGTGTGCCCCGCAGAAGCCATCCATCCCGGCAACTGA
- a CDS encoding TIGR00282 family metallophosphoesterase: MRILFIGEIVGKEGVYTVKTLLPELKKRFSPDFIVANADGTTGGWGIGKNHSIYLHKLGIDVLTSGDWIYFKKDMVPHIAKSSYLLRPANFPPAAPGRGYRTYHKGGKTLGVINLIGQSGFPRIHGSNPYTYLPSLVSRLKESTPHIIVDFHAHTTAEKYTMFFMADGMVSGVFGTNSRVQTADERILPGGTAVICDAGRTGSQMSVQGLDPQPEIQRFLTALPQKGKTSWDGLALCGVLLETDENGKAVSFERLNIPCPPPPHLQDEEEESETSPPDEAL, encoded by the coding sequence ATGAGAATACTCTTCATCGGCGAGATCGTGGGCAAAGAAGGGGTCTACACCGTGAAGACCCTGCTCCCCGAACTCAAGAAACGCTTCAGCCCCGACTTCATCGTGGCGAACGCCGACGGGACCACCGGAGGATGGGGCATAGGGAAGAACCACTCCATCTACCTCCACAAGCTCGGAATCGACGTCCTCACCTCGGGAGACTGGATCTACTTCAAGAAGGACATGGTCCCTCACATCGCCAAGAGCTCCTACCTCCTCAGGCCCGCGAACTTCCCTCCCGCAGCACCGGGGAGGGGGTATCGCACCTATCACAAGGGAGGGAAAACCCTGGGAGTGATCAACCTCATCGGACAGTCAGGATTCCCGAGGATCCACGGAAGCAACCCCTACACCTACCTTCCCTCCCTCGTCTCCCGGCTCAAGGAGAGCACGCCCCACATCATCGTGGACTTCCACGCGCACACCACAGCAGAGAAGTACACCATGTTCTTCATGGCCGACGGCATGGTCTCGGGGGTCTTCGGCACCAACTCACGCGTCCAGACCGCCGACGAACGCATCCTCCCGGGCGGCACCGCCGTGATCTGCGACGCCGGACGGACCGGAAGTCAGATGAGCGTCCAGGGCCTCGATCCTCAGCCCGAGATACAGCGGTTCCTCACCGCCCTCCCCCAGAAGGGGAAAACCTCCTGGGACGGCCTCGCACTCTGCGGCGTCCTTCTCGAAACCGACGAGAACGGCAAGGCCGTCTCCTTCGAACGCCTCAACATCCCTTGCCCCCCGCCCCCCCACCTTCAGGACGAGGAAGAGGAATCGGAGACATCCCCTCCGGACGAGGCACTCTGA
- the hprK gene encoding HPr(Ser) kinase/phosphatase has product MKQKFTVLDLLSQELKEHDVLDLKCIAGRKGLIRVIEVPNINRPGLALSGFFESFAYKRIQIFGRGEHAYLRKLEEEGRYENVRKIFSYEIPCVIFTHGLTPPQFFVSIAEESGCPVLQTQLPSATFTSRILRVLNNIFAPREVVHGVLIEVFGIGVLLLGESGVGKSEAALELLERGHRLVADDAVEIRCVAGNYLLGTSANRLLGHHMEIRGLGIINVTHLFGVGAIRDEKRIQLVVHLEQWDPEKEYDRLGSQEKTRDILGVKVPCVEIPIKPGRNIPILIETAAMNERLKQMGVHSSREFNEQVMKWLESENVRTIYLHKNHME; this is encoded by the coding sequence ATGAAACAGAAGTTCACCGTCCTGGACCTCCTGAGCCAGGAGCTCAAAGAGCACGACGTCCTTGATCTCAAGTGCATTGCAGGACGAAAGGGGCTCATCCGGGTCATCGAGGTCCCCAACATCAACCGGCCGGGACTCGCCCTGAGCGGATTCTTCGAGAGCTTCGCCTACAAACGAATCCAGATCTTCGGCAGGGGGGAACACGCCTATCTCAGGAAACTCGAAGAGGAAGGCCGCTACGAGAATGTGAGGAAGATCTTCTCCTACGAGATCCCCTGCGTCATCTTCACCCATGGTCTCACCCCGCCCCAGTTCTTCGTCTCCATCGCAGAGGAGAGCGGCTGCCCGGTGCTGCAGACCCAGCTCCCCTCCGCCACGTTCACCTCCCGTATCCTCAGGGTACTCAACAACATCTTCGCCCCCAGGGAGGTGGTACACGGAGTACTCATCGAGGTCTTCGGCATCGGCGTGCTCCTCCTCGGAGAGAGCGGGGTGGGGAAGAGTGAGGCGGCCCTGGAACTGCTCGAACGCGGGCACAGACTCGTCGCCGACGATGCCGTGGAGATCCGGTGTGTGGCAGGAAACTACCTCCTGGGCACGAGTGCGAACAGGCTCCTCGGACACCACATGGAGATCAGGGGCCTGGGCATCATCAACGTGACGCATCTGTTCGGAGTAGGGGCCATTCGGGACGAGAAGCGTATCCAGCTGGTGGTACATCTTGAACAATGGGACCCCGAGAAGGAGTACGACAGACTCGGATCCCAGGAAAAGACCCGAGACATCCTGGGAGTGAAGGTTCCCTGCGTGGAGATACCCATAAAACCGGGGAGGAACATTCCCATCCTCATCGAGACCGCGGCCATGAACGAACGGCTGAAACAGATGGGCGTCCACTCCTCCCGTGAGTTCAACGAGCAGGTGATGAAGTGGCTTGAAAGTGAAAACGTCCGTACCATATATTTGCACAAGAACCATATGGAATAA
- a CDS encoding LptA/OstA family protein — MSRGPTMRSVMCLLCLAVSVLVGEEFSFSADTLSATLARGKEKTILKGNAKVVSGARIMTAETIELSGPDFRYVLCTGGVVFQNPEDGLYIQAERLFHDRETEKTHIEGNILLEDKKNNTVIRAHILDYDERSQQAFIQIGVRIFKEDITGRGEFAHYDRDKEILTLSGSPVLYKKHDEYRATRVIVHLDTDEVEMEGRIEGTILQEEEEAQEPHE; from the coding sequence GTGAGTAGGGGCCCCACCATGCGGTCCGTGATGTGTCTCCTGTGTCTCGCCGTCTCGGTCCTCGTCGGCGAGGAGTTCTCGTTCTCCGCGGACACCCTCTCGGCCACCCTCGCCCGAGGCAAGGAGAAGACCATACTCAAGGGCAACGCAAAGGTCGTCTCCGGAGCCCGCATCATGACGGCAGAGACCATAGAGCTCTCCGGACCCGATTTCCGCTACGTCCTCTGCACCGGGGGAGTAGTCTTCCAGAACCCCGAGGACGGCCTCTACATACAGGCAGAACGACTGTTCCACGACAGGGAGACGGAGAAGACGCACATCGAGGGCAACATCCTCCTCGAAGACAAGAAGAACAACACCGTGATCCGGGCTCATATCCTGGACTATGACGAACGCTCTCAACAGGCCTTCATACAGATCGGGGTGCGGATATTCAAAGAGGACATCACCGGAAGAGGGGAGTTCGCTCACTACGACAGGGACAAGGAGATCCTCACCCTCTCGGGCTCTCCGGTTCTCTACAAGAAGCACGACGAGTACAGAGCCACCCGGGTCATCGTCCACCTCGACACCGACGAGGTGGAGATGGAAGGCAGGATAGAAGGAACCATCCTTCAGGAGGAAGAGGAGGCACAGGAACCCCATGAGTGA
- a CDS encoding ferritin-like domain-containing protein, protein MGEKGKEISRVDVNELLELLNAALAEEWLAYYQYWVGARVMEGPMRSEVEPELLTHATEELGHAELLAGRIIQLGGTPLLSPFEWQKVAGCDYAVPSDPYIEEILSQNLEGERCAIRRYEQIADFTNGKDHTTYQMAVQILNDELEHEQDIEDWLRDIERMKEELKKLRL, encoded by the coding sequence ATGGGAGAAAAAGGTAAGGAAATCAGTCGGGTCGATGTGAACGAGCTCCTCGAGCTCCTCAACGCGGCGCTCGCCGAGGAGTGGCTCGCCTACTACCAGTACTGGGTGGGGGCCAGGGTGATGGAAGGTCCCATGCGGAGTGAGGTGGAGCCCGAACTGCTCACCCACGCGACCGAGGAATTGGGTCATGCGGAGCTCCTGGCGGGGAGGATCATCCAGCTCGGGGGAACTCCGTTGCTCTCGCCCTTCGAGTGGCAGAAGGTGGCGGGTTGTGACTACGCGGTTCCTTCCGATCCTTACATCGAGGAGATCCTCTCACAGAACCTCGAGGGGGAGCGGTGCGCGATCCGTCGCTACGAGCAGATCGCGGACTTCACCAACGGGAAGGATCACACCACCTACCAGATGGCGGTACAGATCCTGAACGACGAGCTGGAGCACGAGCAGGATATCGAGGATTGGCTCAGGGACATCGAGCGGATGAAGGAGGAGCTGAAGAAGCTGCGGCTCTGA
- a CDS encoding CheR family methyltransferase, giving the protein MAFLSEDLFEKFRTLVYEASGISFTETNRAVLESRVKDRLRTRGISTPEEYYREVSSSEEELREFLDVVTTNLTRFFRNQGHWETFRHAVIPDLVERKRAQGVRSLLVWSAGCSTGEEPYTIAMVLSEHLPPGFSFLVVGSDISLSSLLVAKEGFYTDARVEGVPEHYLAKYFEKKENGYRVRDELRTHVQFDYHNLKHQSDLRDVDVVFCRNVLIYFDEAAQKATIQGLWNVMAPYSYLFIGHSESLFGMNTGFEFVKTEWGTVYRKNVAQ; this is encoded by the coding sequence ATGGCTTTCCTCTCGGAGGACCTGTTCGAGAAATTCAGGACGCTCGTGTACGAGGCGAGCGGGATATCCTTCACCGAGACCAATCGAGCCGTGCTCGAGAGCAGGGTGAAGGACAGGCTGCGCACGAGGGGGATCTCCACGCCCGAGGAGTACTACAGGGAGGTCTCCTCGAGCGAGGAGGAGCTCCGGGAGTTCCTGGATGTGGTGACCACCAATCTCACCCGCTTCTTCCGCAACCAGGGTCACTGGGAGACCTTCAGGCATGCGGTGATCCCCGACCTGGTGGAGCGGAAGCGGGCGCAGGGGGTGCGTTCCTTGTTGGTCTGGAGTGCGGGGTGTTCCACAGGAGAGGAGCCGTATACCATCGCCATGGTCCTCAGCGAGCACCTTCCTCCGGGGTTTTCATTCCTTGTGGTGGGATCGGATATAAGTCTCTCCTCTCTGCTGGTGGCGAAGGAGGGGTTCTACACGGATGCGAGGGTGGAGGGCGTGCCTGAGCACTACCTGGCCAAGTATTTCGAGAAGAAAGAGAACGGCTACAGGGTGCGCGACGAGCTGCGAACCCACGTCCAGTTCGATTACCACAATCTCAAGCACCAGAGTGATCTCAGGGATGTGGACGTGGTCTTCTGTCGCAATGTGCTCATCTACTTCGACGAGGCGGCTCAGAAGGCGACGATCCAGGGCCTCTGGAACGTGATGGCCCCGTATTCCTACCTGTTCATCGGGCACTCGGAGTCCCTCTTCGGTATGAACACGGGCTTCGAGTTCGTGAAGACGGAGTGGGGGACGGTGTACAGGAAGAATGTGGCCCAATAG
- the lptB gene encoding LPS export ABC transporter ATP-binding protein, which translates to MSEHVLGVDGLVKRFGKKTVVKDVSFEMRTGEVVGLLGPNGAGKTTIFYMVVGFLTPTEGRVYFDFHDISRLPMYKRARLGISYLPQEPSIFRRLTVEENVWAILETRKDLTREEKQRTLEELLAEMGITHIRKQKAYTLSGGERRRTEIARALAIRPAFLLLDEPFAGIDPIAVYEIKQIIAQLSNKGIGILITDHNVRDTLEITHRSYIINLGEILVQGSREDLVNNEIARRIYLGEHFQL; encoded by the coding sequence ATGAGTGAGCACGTCCTGGGCGTGGATGGTCTCGTCAAACGCTTCGGCAAGAAAACCGTGGTGAAGGACGTCTCCTTCGAGATGCGCACCGGGGAAGTCGTCGGCCTCCTGGGACCAAACGGGGCGGGCAAGACCACCATCTTCTACATGGTGGTGGGATTCCTCACCCCCACCGAGGGGAGGGTCTACTTCGACTTCCACGACATCTCCCGCCTCCCCATGTACAAGAGAGCACGCCTGGGCATCTCCTACCTCCCCCAGGAACCCTCGATCTTTCGCCGCCTCACAGTCGAGGAGAACGTGTGGGCCATCCTCGAGACGAGGAAGGACCTCACCCGGGAGGAGAAACAGAGGACCCTCGAGGAACTCCTTGCGGAGATGGGGATCACCCACATCCGGAAGCAGAAGGCCTACACCCTCTCGGGGGGAGAACGACGGAGGACCGAGATCGCACGAGCCCTTGCGATCAGACCCGCCTTCCTCCTCCTCGACGAACCCTTCGCAGGGATAGATCCAATCGCCGTCTACGAGATCAAGCAGATCATCGCGCAGCTCTCAAACAAGGGGATAGGCATACTCATCACCGATCACAACGTACGGGACACCCTCGAGATCACCCACCGCTCCTACATCATCAACCTCGGAGAGATCCTCGTGCAGGGATCCCGGGAGGACCTCGTGAACAACGAGATCGCCCGCCGTATCTATCTGGGAGAACACTTCCAGCTCTGA
- a CDS encoding HPr family phosphocarrier protein: protein MTEREVVIKNRAGIHARPATLLVNTANKFSSQIFLEKDSERVNAKSIMGIITLGAGYNTKLRIIADGEDEEEAVKALAELFDKKFEEE from the coding sequence ATGACGGAAAGAGAAGTGGTGATCAAGAACAGGGCAGGGATCCATGCGCGACCTGCCACCCTGCTGGTGAACACGGCGAACAAGTTCTCCTCTCAGATCTTCCTCGAGAAAGACAGTGAACGCGTGAACGCGAAATCCATCATGGGAATCATCACCCTGGGCGCAGGGTACAACACGAAACTCCGGATCATCGCCGATGGCGAGGACGAGGAGGAGGCCGTGAAGGCACTGGCGGAACTCTTCGACAAGAAATTCGAGGAAGAATGA